A genomic stretch from Myxococcota bacterium includes:
- a CDS encoding MFS transporter, protein MIDENDFTGARRRAAFVSLGTLMLVNVMSQLDRQIMSVLVEPIRKEFGFSDTEVGIVVGLAFAVFYTLAGLPLGRLADVTNRKLVVTSVLSFWSLATAACGFARGFWSLFAARVCVGIGEAGAAPAAQSILTETFPKAQMGRALSTYQMAIPIGIFVGVAGGGALADAFSWRQVFWIVGLPGLAVAGLVLLLLREPERGPQEELLPVPEVLRTLLGMASLRQLMLAASIQTMTLAATASFNFAFMLRVHDLTSSQAGLLIGAMTMLAGGFGTYLGGAVGDRLAPRDPRWRIGCLGLGAVVSVPFTVAAYLVDDLLLTIVLLTVGMVGTYMYAGASHACSQSLVGPRMRAMTAASMLFSMNLFGYGGGPVVAGVMSDLFGGEEALRYALALMNMLLLWAGVHYFLATRTYREDLADAAERV, encoded by the coding sequence ATGATCGACGAGAACGACTTCACCGGCGCCCGCCGCCGCGCCGCCTTCGTGAGCCTCGGCACGCTGATGCTCGTCAACGTGATGAGCCAGCTCGACCGCCAGATCATGAGTGTCCTGGTGGAGCCGATCCGCAAGGAGTTCGGCTTCTCCGACACCGAAGTGGGGATCGTCGTCGGCCTGGCCTTCGCCGTCTTCTACACGCTGGCCGGTCTCCCTCTCGGTCGGCTCGCCGACGTGACCAACCGCAAGCTCGTCGTGACGTCGGTGCTCTCGTTCTGGAGTCTGGCGACCGCCGCTTGCGGCTTCGCCCGCGGCTTCTGGTCGCTGTTCGCGGCGCGGGTGTGCGTGGGCATCGGCGAAGCCGGTGCGGCACCCGCGGCCCAGTCGATCCTCACCGAGACCTTCCCCAAGGCGCAGATGGGGCGCGCCTTGTCGACCTACCAGATGGCGATTCCGATCGGCATCTTCGTCGGAGTGGCCGGAGGAGGGGCGCTCGCCGACGCGTTCTCCTGGAGGCAGGTGTTCTGGATCGTCGGCTTGCCCGGCCTCGCCGTGGCGGGCCTCGTGCTGCTGTTGCTGCGCGAGCCCGAGCGTGGGCCTCAGGAAGAGCTGCTTCCCGTTCCCGAAGTGCTCCGCACCCTGCTCGGGATGGCCTCGCTGCGACAGCTCATGCTCGCGGCGTCGATCCAGACGATGACCCTCGCGGCGACGGCGAGCTTCAACTTCGCCTTCATGCTGCGCGTCCACGACCTCACCAGCAGTCAGGCCGGGCTCTTGATCGGGGCGATGACGATGCTCGCCGGTGGCTTCGGTACCTACCTCGGTGGGGCCGTCGGCGATCGGCTCGCGCCCCGGGATCCGCGCTGGCGCATCGGCTGCCTCGGCCTGGGGGCCGTCGTGTCGGTGCCCTTTACGGTGGCGGCGTACCTGGTCGACGACCTCTTGCTCACCATCGTGCTGCTCACCGTCGGCATGGTCGGCACCTACATGTACGCGGGCGCGAGCCACGCGTGCTCCCAGTCGCTGGTGGGCCCGCGGATGCGGGCGATGACCGCGGCCTCGATGCTCTTCTCGATGAACCTGTTCGGCTACGGCGGTGGACCCGTCGTGGCGGGCGTGATGAGCGACCTCTTCGGCGGCGAAGAAGCGCTGCGCTACGCGCTCGCGCTCATGAACATGCTGTTGCTCTGGGCAGGCGTTCATTACTTCCTGGCGACGCGCACCTACCGCGAGGATCTGGCCGACGCTGCCGAGCGCGTCTGA
- a CDS encoding SDR family oxidoreductase: MASIVSGGLEGTSILVTGGGTGIGKACAARAAADGAAVTICGRTESKLVESAEVIEKAAGHGGNVQLITGDVTNEDDVQRILAKALEPTGHLDGVVANAGGGGGMAPYHVQDTSEFKRVLELNVIGTFFCVKHSIPHLVANGGGSFIGMSSIAGHLTHLYFGAYCVGKAGIEEMMKNAADEFGAQKVRFNAIRPGFISTEIMEGVPRDSKVYASYLENTPMQDVGEPEDVAHLARFLLGPESRWITGQSINCDGGHSLRRGPNFGQFAEAMFPPEVLAGKRPE; encoded by the coding sequence ATGGCGAGCATCGTAAGCGGCGGCCTCGAAGGAACCTCCATCCTCGTGACGGGCGGCGGCACCGGCATCGGTAAGGCCTGCGCGGCGCGCGCGGCTGCCGACGGCGCGGCGGTCACGATCTGCGGCCGCACAGAGTCGAAGCTCGTCGAATCGGCGGAGGTGATCGAGAAGGCCGCGGGCCACGGCGGCAACGTCCAGCTCATCACCGGTGACGTCACCAACGAAGACGACGTGCAGCGCATCCTCGCGAAGGCCCTCGAACCGACCGGCCACCTCGACGGCGTCGTCGCCAACGCCGGTGGGGGCGGTGGCATGGCGCCCTATCACGTGCAGGACACCAGCGAGTTCAAGCGTGTACTCGAACTCAACGTGATCGGCACGTTCTTCTGCGTGAAGCACAGCATCCCGCACCTGGTCGCGAACGGCGGGGGCTCCTTCATCGGCATGTCGTCGATCGCGGGCCACCTGACGCACCTCTACTTCGGCGCCTACTGCGTGGGCAAGGCGGGCATCGAAGAGATGATGAAGAACGCAGCCGACGAGTTCGGCGCTCAGAAGGTGCGCTTCAACGCGATCCGTCCCGGTTTCATCTCGACCGAGATCATGGAAGGCGTCCCGCGCGACTCGAAGGTCTACGCGTCCTACCTCGAGAACACGCCCATGCAGGACGTCGGGGAGCCCGAGGACGTCGCGCACCTCGCGCGCTTCCTGCTCGGACCCGAGAGCCGCTGGATCACCGGCCAGAGCATCAACTGCGATGGGGGCCACAGCCTGCGTCGCGGGCCGAACTTCGGTCAGTTCGCCGAGGCGATGTTCCCGCCCGAGGTGCTCGCCGGGAAGCGTCCCGAGTAG
- a CDS encoding NADPH-dependent FMN reductase, whose protein sequence is MNLLVIVGSLRAAGFSRKLADAVAAAAPEGAQIETTDGGTLPLYNQDLDGDDKPAPVQTLLEQVTTADGLVFVTPEFNYGIPGPVKNLIDWASRPAYNSPLKGKPSLVIAHSIAPSGGARAHAQLASVLVGTLTPVFLAPSFVVPQIHEKFDADGALTDDITRLRLQATLPEFAAWATSQNSA, encoded by the coding sequence ATGAACCTGCTCGTGATCGTCGGAAGCCTGCGTGCCGCGGGCTTCAGTCGAAAGCTCGCCGACGCCGTTGCTGCGGCCGCGCCGGAAGGCGCGCAGATCGAAACGACCGACGGCGGAACGCTCCCGCTCTACAACCAGGATCTCGACGGCGACGACAAACCCGCGCCCGTCCAGACTCTGCTCGAGCAGGTGACCACCGCCGACGGGCTCGTCTTCGTGACGCCCGAGTTCAACTACGGAATCCCCGGCCCCGTGAAGAACCTGATCGACTGGGCCTCGCGTCCCGCTTACAACTCGCCGCTGAAGGGGAAGCCGTCCCTCGTCATCGCGCACTCGATCGCCCCGTCGGGCGGCGCGCGCGCCCACGCGCAGCTCGCCAGCGTGCTCGTCGGGACGCTCACCCCCGTCTTCCTGGCGCCGAGCTTCGTGGTCCCTCAGATCCACGAGAAGTTCGACGCCGACGGCGCCCTCACCGACGACATCACGCGCCTCCGCCTGCAAGCGACGCTGCCCGAGTTCGCGGCCTGGGCCACGAGCCAGAACAGCGCCTGA
- a CDS encoding VTT domain-containing protein, whose protein sequence is MKRLAILAGLVGVALVAWGTGLHAHLELDTVRNLVDGAGPWGPVVFVALFGLEGVGVPGVVFMLAAIAIWPPSLAFLYNFLGAQTAGLVGFFFARWIGRDWVAARLPENVRRYESRIEERGLETVVLVRLVFFIAPPAHWFLGLSPVRFRDYLLGSMIGMLPWLVAVSYGGGHAFRWLTEQPRETWLLLAGALLVGAFAWRMLRRRGSTRASNPPRAPLAPSPERKIP, encoded by the coding sequence GTGAAACGGCTCGCGATCCTGGCCGGTTTGGTCGGCGTGGCTCTCGTGGCGTGGGGCACGGGCTTGCACGCGCACCTCGAACTCGACACGGTCCGCAACCTCGTCGACGGCGCCGGTCCGTGGGGTCCGGTGGTGTTCGTCGCGCTCTTCGGGCTCGAAGGGGTTGGAGTCCCCGGCGTCGTCTTCATGTTGGCCGCGATCGCGATCTGGCCCCCTTCCCTGGCGTTCCTCTACAACTTCCTCGGTGCCCAGACGGCCGGGCTGGTGGGCTTCTTCTTCGCACGCTGGATCGGTCGCGATTGGGTCGCCGCGCGCCTGCCGGAGAACGTCCGTCGCTACGAGTCCCGGATCGAAGAGCGCGGACTCGAGACGGTCGTGCTGGTGCGTCTCGTCTTCTTCATCGCCCCCCCAGCGCACTGGTTCCTCGGACTCTCGCCGGTTCGCTTCCGCGACTACCTGCTGGGCTCGATGATCGGCATGCTCCCCTGGCTCGTCGCCGTGAGCTACGGCGGCGGACATGCCTTCCGCTGGCTCACCGAGCAGCCTCGGGAAACCTGGCTGCTGCTCGCGGGCGCCCTGCTCGTCGGGGCGTTCGCTTGGCGCATGCTGCGCCGGCGCGGGAGCACCCGTGCGTCGAATCCACCGCGAGCTCCGCTCGCGCCCTCACCCGAAAGGAAGATTCCATGA
- a CDS encoding FAD-dependent monooxygenase yields MSRDTHTIETQVAIIGGGPVGLCLALELGSRGVDCAVLERRGAGEPVFPTANHIGVRTMEQLRRHGLSDEVRRAFRPDWGGDFVCLTHLGGAEVCRVEDALADSRDRSDSPEREVWAPKPCFDPILERAVHATETAAIHHGVQIDSVSVTRSGVACAGRDAEGGRVEVRAAFAVACDGGSSRVRESLGIELVGPPAIPVRVHSAFFRSRRVADQVPPGAVQYLLLGTEAGPTPSPVGAALMITVDGHHLWRIHGLGLDADDEAKTAARLAELGAPDAEILAMSAWTPRQALATSFRAGRVFLAGDAAHVVTPFGGLGVNTGMADAFDLGWKLDATLRGWGGPRLLEESYETERSLAALDLLRYQGVDFSGPDPERLGPPLPIHKIPTEELWRTDEAGETARRAFGVGLIDSRGDEYVKPQIDLGTRYDSSPIVCDDGTPPIDRSDNRVYEATTKPGGRAPHVSLRGGRSILDLYGRGLTLVCTDAANGTDALQRAAEERRVPLRIEAVPEASAAYPLPFTLVRPDGVVAWRGSALPSEPAGVIETVVGSR; encoded by the coding sequence ATGAGTCGAGACACCCACACGATCGAAACGCAGGTCGCGATCATCGGCGGCGGCCCGGTGGGGTTGTGCCTCGCGCTGGAGCTCGGGTCGCGCGGCGTCGACTGCGCGGTGCTCGAGCGGCGCGGTGCCGGCGAGCCCGTCTTCCCCACCGCGAACCACATCGGCGTCCGAACGATGGAACAGCTCCGACGTCATGGGCTCTCGGACGAGGTGCGCCGAGCGTTTCGCCCGGACTGGGGAGGCGACTTCGTCTGCCTCACCCATCTCGGCGGTGCCGAGGTCTGCCGCGTCGAGGATGCGCTCGCCGATTCGCGCGATCGCAGCGACTCTCCCGAACGGGAAGTGTGGGCGCCGAAGCCGTGTTTCGATCCGATTCTCGAACGGGCGGTCCATGCGACGGAGACGGCCGCGATTCACCACGGCGTCCAGATCGACTCCGTGTCGGTAACCCGCAGTGGCGTCGCTTGCGCCGGGCGCGATGCCGAAGGCGGCCGGGTCGAGGTGCGCGCGGCCTTCGCGGTCGCCTGCGACGGGGGAAGCAGTCGCGTCCGCGAGTCGCTGGGCATCGAACTCGTCGGCCCGCCGGCGATTCCTGTGCGCGTCCACTCCGCCTTCTTCCGCTCGCGCCGGGTCGCCGACCAGGTGCCCCCCGGCGCCGTGCAGTACCTCTTGCTCGGGACCGAGGCCGGCCCGACGCCCTCGCCCGTCGGAGCAGCCCTCATGATCACCGTCGATGGCCACCACCTCTGGCGCATCCACGGTCTCGGTCTGGACGCCGACGACGAGGCGAAGACCGCCGCTCGCCTCGCCGAGCTGGGAGCGCCGGACGCGGAGATCCTGGCCATGAGTGCGTGGACTCCGCGTCAGGCCCTCGCCACCTCGTTCCGCGCGGGGCGCGTCTTCCTCGCCGGGGACGCAGCTCACGTCGTGACGCCCTTCGGTGGTCTCGGCGTGAACACGGGCATGGCCGACGCGTTCGATCTCGGTTGGAAGCTCGACGCGACACTCCGCGGCTGGGGAGGGCCACGCCTGCTCGAGGAGAGCTACGAGACCGAGCGAAGCCTCGCCGCCCTCGACCTGCTCCGGTACCAGGGCGTGGACTTCTCGGGGCCGGATCCCGAGCGCCTGGGCCCGCCACTGCCGATCCACAAGATCCCGACGGAGGAGCTCTGGCGCACCGACGAGGCGGGGGAAACCGCGCGGCGCGCGTTCGGGGTCGGCTTGATCGATTCCCGGGGTGACGAGTACGTGAAACCGCAGATCGATCTGGGCACACGCTACGACAGCTCGCCGATCGTCTGCGATGATGGGACTCCGCCCATCGATCGCTCGGACAACCGCGTCTACGAAGCCACCACGAAGCCGGGGGGCCGCGCGCCGCACGTGTCACTCCGGGGAGGACGCTCGATTCTCGATCTCTACGGCCGAGGCCTCACGCTGGTCTGCACGGATGCAGCGAACGGGACGGATGCGCTCCAGCGGGCGGCCGAGGAACGGCGGGTCCCGCTCCGGATCGAAGCCGTCCCCGAGGCGTCCGCGGCCTACCCGCTTCCGTTCACCCTCGTCCGCCCGGATGGTGTGGTGGCCTGGCGCGGTTCGGCCCTGCCCTCGGAACCGGCCGGGGTGATCGAAACGGTGGTCGGCTCCCGGTGA
- a CDS encoding TetR/AcrR family transcriptional regulator encodes MPETRRTRGYRKKERTRRQLLAAGMRVLSTKGDTLTASDVSTEAEVAVGTFYNYFADRDALIDAVTEEQLHTLAATAATAEEPIPDPALRVALTSAVILRRAATDTPWARLVLRLVNRPTVYNRINGYLREDLSEGLAEGRFDTGPDDATLDQTIGLLVMTIRRIVAGLADDDVSKRSIERGLRALGVSAPEARTLAAAAVATASRTPALSAR; translated from the coding sequence ATGCCCGAGACACGCCGGACCCGCGGCTACCGGAAGAAAGAGAGGACACGTCGGCAGCTGCTCGCCGCCGGAATGCGCGTCCTCTCCACCAAGGGCGACACGCTGACGGCGAGCGACGTGAGCACGGAAGCCGAAGTCGCCGTCGGCACCTTCTACAACTACTTCGCCGACCGCGATGCCCTGATCGACGCCGTCACCGAGGAACAGCTGCACACCCTGGCCGCGACGGCGGCCACCGCCGAGGAGCCGATCCCGGACCCGGCACTTCGGGTGGCGCTGACCTCGGCCGTCATCCTGCGCCGCGCAGCCACCGACACGCCCTGGGCGCGTCTCGTCTTGCGGCTCGTCAACCGGCCGACGGTCTACAACCGCATCAATGGATACCTGCGAGAAGACCTTTCGGAGGGACTCGCTGAGGGTCGCTTCGACACGGGGCCCGACGACGCCACGCTCGACCAGACGATCGGTCTGCTCGTCATGACGATCCGTCGCATCGTCGCGGGCCTCGCGGACGACGACGTCTCGAAGCGCTCCATCGAGCGCGGACTGCGTGCGCTCGGCGTGTCGGCGCCCGAAGCGCGAACCCTCGCGGCCGCCGCCGTCGCGACGGCGTCCCGAACCCCGGCCCTGTCCGCCCGGTAG
- a CDS encoding MarR family transcriptional regulator, which yields MDRECSAFKVRRLSRQVTQFYDQALRAEGLRSTQFHLLTVVGEEGPVTIGQLAERVGAERTSVTRAVQAVETGGWVAVGPGPDGRSKSVRITLAGRALLDRVEPVRKKQEAAFRRALEGVTSERFLDDLVHAADRLQDLIEQGDEA from the coding sequence ATGGATCGTGAATGCAGCGCCTTCAAGGTGCGGCGGCTCTCCCGTCAGGTGACCCAGTTCTACGACCAGGCGCTGCGCGCCGAAGGTCTGCGCTCGACCCAATTCCATCTGCTCACCGTCGTCGGCGAAGAGGGCCCCGTCACGATCGGACAGCTCGCCGAGCGGGTCGGCGCGGAGCGCACGTCGGTCACCCGTGCGGTGCAGGCCGTCGAGACCGGGGGGTGGGTCGCCGTGGGACCCGGTCCCGACGGACGCTCGAAGTCCGTGCGCATCACGCTTGCAGGGCGCGCACTTCTCGACCGCGTCGAACCGGTTCGCAAGAAACAGGAGGCGGCGTTTCGGCGCGCGTTGGAAGGGGTGACGTCGGAACGCTTCCTCGACGACCTGGTTCACGCGGCCGATCGCTTGCAAGACCTCATCGAGCAAGGCGACGAAGCCTGA
- a CDS encoding glutathione binding-like protein — MAMELLTSPTPNGWKVTIMVEELREAGFELADLTVTPIDIMKGDQFTDAFTAVNPNQKIPALVDGDRHVIESCAILQYLGEKFPSPLLPEGEARWDVLPWVYWQAANVGPIFGNKLAYTRYITDVSDEARAHPLERFGKEARRLAGVLDRKLEGQAFICGDTFTIADIAAYPWLRGWKWSKVDITDRPNVMAWIDRVRARPGVGRGLAYGVPEDEVDRWSQERRDSYAKGGASIASNDRLRSDL, encoded by the coding sequence ATGGCGATGGAACTGCTGACCTCCCCGACGCCCAACGGCTGGAAGGTGACGATCATGGTCGAAGAGCTGCGCGAAGCGGGCTTCGAGCTCGCCGATCTCACCGTCACGCCGATCGACATCATGAAGGGCGACCAGTTCACGGATGCCTTCACGGCGGTGAACCCCAATCAGAAGATCCCGGCACTCGTAGACGGCGACCGCCACGTGATCGAGAGCTGCGCCATCCTCCAGTACCTCGGGGAGAAGTTTCCGTCCCCGCTGCTGCCGGAAGGAGAGGCGCGCTGGGACGTCCTGCCCTGGGTGTACTGGCAGGCCGCCAATGTCGGACCGATCTTCGGCAACAAGCTCGCCTACACGCGCTACATCACCGACGTGTCCGACGAAGCGCGCGCGCACCCGCTCGAGCGCTTCGGGAAGGAAGCGCGGCGGCTCGCCGGGGTGCTCGATCGCAAGCTCGAGGGGCAGGCCTTCATCTGCGGCGACACGTTCACGATCGCCGACATCGCGGCCTACCCCTGGCTGCGCGGCTGGAAATGGAGCAAGGTCGACATCACGGACCGCCCGAACGTGATGGCGTGGATCGATCGCGTGCGCGCGCGGCCCGGCGTCGGACGGGGGCTCGCGTACGGGGTCCCCGAGGACGAGGTCGATCGCTGGAGCCAGGAACGCCGCGACAGCTATGCCAAAGGAGGCGCCTCGATCGCCTCGAACGATCGCCTGCGTTCGGATCTCTGA
- a CDS encoding DUF1993 domain-containing protein codes for MSVSFYDLTVGSYVQIIEALVGILGKGADHCKTEGIALDDIVATRLYPDMANFHFQVTSVTHHSLGALQGLKSGEFRPPNYEACDYAVLQTMTEATLDALKAQNRDEIDALADGQLVFKLGGNEIPFTAKNFALSFSLPNFYFHATTAYDVLRMKGVPLGKRDFLGAMKAGV; via the coding sequence ATGTCCGTTTCGTTCTACGACCTGACGGTCGGCAGCTACGTCCAGATCATCGAGGCCCTGGTCGGCATCCTGGGCAAAGGAGCCGACCACTGTAAGACCGAGGGCATCGCCCTCGACGACATCGTCGCGACCCGTCTCTACCCGGACATGGCCAACTTCCACTTCCAGGTGACCAGCGTGACCCACCACTCGCTGGGTGCGCTGCAAGGGCTCAAGTCGGGCGAGTTCCGCCCCCCGAACTACGAAGCCTGCGACTACGCCGTGCTCCAGACCATGACGGAGGCGACGCTCGACGCGCTGAAGGCGCAGAACCGGGACGAGATCGACGCCCTCGCCGATGGTCAGCTCGTCTTCAAGCTGGGGGGGAACGAGATCCCCTTCACCGCGAAGAACTTCGCCTTGTCCTTCTCGCTGCCGAACTTCTACTTCCACGCGACCACGGCGTACGACGTGCTGCGCATGAAGGGCGTGCCGCTCGGCAAGCGGGACTTCCTCGGGGCGATGAAGGCCGGCGTCTAG